In Euzebyales bacterium, the sequence TGCGCGTCGAGCTGATCGGCTCCTCGTCGACCGCCAGCAGCTCGACCCCGTCGACCGTGAACCCGTCACGCGCGCCCACGCCGGCCAACAGGTCGACGTCCCCTGCGGCGCCGTGGCCGAAATGGAAGTTGCGACCCACCACCACGTGGCGTGCGTCGAGCGCCGACCGCAGGACCTGCGCGATGAACGTCTCGGCCGGCATCATGCGGAGATTCTCGTCGAACGGCAGCACCACCACGACGTCGGGGCCGACGTCTGCCAACGTCTGCGCACGACGCGGCGTGGTCATGAGCAGCGGTGGGACCTTGTCGGGACGCACGATCTGCAGCGGATGCCTGTCGAAGGTGACCACGACGCTGCGTAGGCCATGCGTGATGGCGTGGTCGAGTGCGCGGTCGACAATCGCTCGATGCCCGAGGTGGACGCCGTCGAAGAAGCCGATCGACACCGCCGAGGGCCTCGGCGGCACTGCGGCGAGGTCCCACGCCACGGTCGCGCCGGTCACGTCATGTGACCTACCGCTGGCGCTG encodes:
- a CDS encoding bifunctional riboflavin kinase/FAD synthetase, which encodes MTSDSASGRSHDVTGATVAWDLAAVPPRPSAVSIGFFDGVHLGHRAIVDRALDHAITHGLRSVVVTFDRHPLQIVRPDKVPPLLMTTPRRAQTLADVGPDVVVVLPFDENLRMMPAETFIAQVLRSALDARHVVVGRNFHFGHGAAGDVDLLAGVGARDGFTVDGVELLAVDEEPISSTRIRAALERGAVDEATRLLGRPFVIDGTVVHGDHRGRGLGYPTANLTVDNGVVVPAPGVYAGVFEHPDGRRLPAVTSVGTNPTFNGANLRVETFVLDFDEDLYGLQVAVDVRRFLRGQRRFADVEELISAMDGDVREARRALADVG